The DNA window agttattataaactaaatttcccaataagggaggatgatgattgttgtttaagtttatgcctagttaataaataattgccattcattcatcttatgtgtgaatactatctttatttgtgtttaattccatgtgcaagcttgatcaccttttacatgtttaatgatctcaattcgaaatctgaaaagtgagaattgagaatgctaaaatttggatagtctaggttttgatgtgaaacgaaagtatttacataacctcagtgactaatagattattgcttaatgctgattttgtgttgatttaattaagaagttaattagagaatacattatttagaacctaaaagatctgaaaagagttaggttaatttataatctgtcattcacattgagataaggatagcaattagatattaacattggtagcttAACAACaagattcacctccctaatctctcatcttgattaatctacgtacgtttcttttctttttaatttctgagttgtttacttgcaaattgcaaacttattattttaccaaatagaatcataagtataattcagtagtacttaatccaattccctgtggttcgacctcacttgcatgagatactacttgattgcgtacacttacgtaataaacataaaattcgtaACACCCCAAACTCACTGTTGTTcaagctttgcttttccttacctacacatgtaaataataattgtgagtcaacagactcagtaagaaaaagtATAATATATGTAAACATCTAATCGATTCGTATTcaggtgcccatacacctaatTACAAATCTATCCCGCATCCAACGTTATAAGTTGCGAACATTCAAGACAGTATGGTTAACCATAATATAAGCCTATACTAAGCACTCTAATCGTACTGATGTGATAGCGCCAACCCATACTATACTAAATGCTAAACATATATCCATCAAAACTCAATACATTTCTATGTACATCGAAACCGCTCTTATTGATATGTTATCTATTTGGAAATGTATAACATGtaatcacatatatttattataatattcttATCCTGCTTCCACAATTAAGTGTTCTAGTCAACCTGAGTAGAAAAACCTACTTGATAATCGAAGGCCCTAAGTCACAATACTGTAAAATTGATAAGTGTCTATTTTAAAATACTTCTTAAAACTCAAAAAGAAACAAGTATTTTCTGCCAATCTACCTACTTATTTTGACTCTAAAATTAAACCCATGCTATAGAGCTTCTTAAGAGTTTCAAAACAGTATATATAATATCTAAAACGAACACTCAAGTGAAAAGTTATagccaaaatacaaaaattgacCTTATTTGTAAACCCTGCATGGAAACTCCACTAATACGGAAGCTCACTTCGTGGAAGCTAACCTTCGTAGAATTTTACTATGCATAAGCTAACCTTCACGGAAGCTTACTACGCGGAAGCTAACCTTCGTGGATGCTAGCCTTCACGGAAGCTAACTACGTGAAAGCTAACATCTGCGGAAGCTAACCTTAAGGAAATCTTACTACGCAAAAGCCTAGAACATAACTTGGCATGCTCTCCAAAGATTTTTACCCctttcattggagatactcATAGGAAGACATGATCCCCTACCTAAAATTCTATGTTTCTTCacttcggatctgcataacttttctgcctactTTGTGAAGTAAGCATCTTAGCCTTGATTTGTCTATAGCCCAATGGTTCGCTGAATTGATTTTGGACATGAATATTTCTTTTCTCCGGTCTCATCCCAATGAATTGGAGAATGATACTTCCTACTATAAAATAACTCATAGGGAGTCACCCCTGTCGTACTCTAATAGTTGTTATCATATGAAAACTCTACCAagggtagatacttactccacgAACCTTTAGATCTATCACACACATGCCTGCAGTATATCCTCtaatatctgaattgttcttTCGAACTGGCCATCCGTCTAAGGGTGGAAAGCTGTACTGAACTTCACCTTTGTACCCATGGCCCTTTGGAGACTTTCCCAAAACTTAGAGGTGAACcttggatccctatccgaaataATGGACTTCAAAGCCCCATGTAGGCATACTATCTCCTTAACATATAACTCTTCATATTGATCTACTGTGTAATGACCGCATGATTCGAATATGGATTAGTAGGATAATTAACATTgactacttttattttatgattgtatatgaatatatatattgtgggccctatttttaagaaaattggTATTAGGGTTATAATTCTCAACTCCGGAGATTTTATCAAACTCTAAGTGTATTGTATATGCCATATgtgaaatttattatttttataatttttgttcggcAACGATAGAAAATGCGACGATAGTCATTAAAGTCACATGAGTTAGTTTGAAACCTTTTATTTAGCGAGATAATCGTATGTGATATTAGAAATATCGATATTAGGCATGATTATAGTTTTTGAATCATTTTATCCCTAAGTCTAAAGTCAACTTAAGATTGAAGTAAGAGTAAAGTGGGAATGTTGTCTAAGACCTTAggtttgtcttttagtggaaTAAATGATAATCCCTTGGTTGATTAtctctaattattttaagttaagaaaataaaataaaaactcttTATTCATCTTAAATTAGAAATAACCAAAAATCAAGTTTATCACTTAAGCTCTctctttccctttttttttgaatcaaagatgattttatttaataacttttagCAGAAACAATAGACTTTAAAGCAATAGGAGCATCATGCTCACTGAAAGTACAATCTGACAAAGAACAAGAACCTCTCGCAACACAATGAACGACCTTATTCGCAGATCATTTTAAAAAACATAAAGAAACATTGTTTAAACAGGACAATAAATCTCGACAATCATGCACAAGCATTCCAAATTGAGATGGCATATTAACTGAACTTTTTATAGCTTGCACAACAACTAAGGCATCAGTTTCCACCACAACATTAGGCCATTGCTTTCTTTTAATCCAACTCAACGCTTCCTTAATCCCAAATATCTCAGCTACTCCTGGTTGTACTACTCCAAAACGGCTCACTAAAATAACTTCAATAAGGTGGCAAGTATGATCTCGGGCCACAATGCCAAAACCAAACTTGTTTTCCTCTTGAAAGATAGCACCGTCAACATTAATCTTGACCGTATTCATCAATGGTTTCCTCCAAAGCTCACTAACATTATTAATATCATCTATTAACAATGCACCAATTTTTTGTAATTGAGCACTCTTCCATTGGTCAAGAACCACTCTAGCCGACCGCACTACTTCACTAGCAGAACAAGCTTTTTCATTCCAAAGAAGATCATTCCGAACTGCCCAAATTTTCCATCCCACCATAGCCGCCTCTCTAACATTATCAATAGGTTGCAAAGAATTGAAATTTAAGAACCAAGTGCCAAAGTCTTGCAAACTGCAGCACCCATATCAACACTAGAAACATCCAGCATGCACGGCTGAATCCACAATCGAGCAACACATGACAAATAGTTTCGGCTGCTTGATTGCAAAAGGGACACATGACATCAACATTCACATGTTTTGTATTCAATTGTACCTTTATAGGAAGACAACCAGATATTGCATGCCAAAGAAAATGCTTCACTTTTGGAGGTATATCGAGCTGCCACATTTGCTTGTAACCATGATGTGCAACCGGTTCCAATTCTGCAGAATTTTGCAAAAAAAGATAAGCACTTTTTATAGTGTACAACCCAGAATTTTCTTTGTTCCAGTACCATGAATCCCTCTCCACCCTATCACTCAACTGAATAGACAATACCAACTGCCTATCTCTCTCCTCAAAGAGATCATTAACCACATCTGCATCCCATCTTCTCAACCCCACCGGAAACAAACACCCCACCATTTGTCCCTCCAAAGCAGGATGGTTGGAAATAACAAAAGGGTTATGTTGATCAGGGAGCCACAAGACTTGAAGGATATTCACCGAAGTGCCATCTCCAACAGCTTTTCTTGCACCGGCTATAACCAGATCTTCAGCTTCAAAAAAACTTCTCCAAATAAAACTGGGATTTGGTCCAAGACTAGCAGTAAGATATGTACCCAAGGGGTAATATCTTGCTTTGTAAATTCTACTAACCAAGGAATTTTTATTATTCAGCAACCTCCACCCTTGTTTACCAAGAAAAgctaaattataattatgaagATCCCGAAAGCCAATACCACCATCATATTTGTGTCGACAAAGCCtcttccaactcatccaacttACACCCTTACTAGAAGAGTTTGCATGAGATTTCCACCAAAATTTGGATATCAACCCCTCAAGGTTAGAACAAATTTCTTTTGTCAACAAGAACACACTCATAACAGAGGAAGGCAATGCTTGAGCAACTGACTTAAGCAAAACTTCCTTACCCGCCTTTGACAAAAACGACTTTCCCAAGAAAAGATTTTCTTTTGCATTTTGTCTTTAAGGAAGCCCAAGatagtatttttatttcttcCCATAATACATGGCAAACCCAAGTAAAAAGTATTATCCAAAGCCTCAACCATCCCCAACATCTGACACATTCTTTGCCTAGTATCGACACTAGTATTATTACTGAAAAAGATGGAAGACTTAGCATAATTCACCTGCTGACCAGAAGCTCGTTGATACACTTGTAGGAGTTGTAACAATATTGCAGCTTCATCCTCATTAGTTTTACAGTAAACATAGCTATCGTCAGCAAATAGCATATGAGAAACTCGAGGAGCTCCTCTAGCAACTTGGCAGCCAGTCAACCAACGATTACGTTCATATTATTGCAATAGAGAAGAAAGTCCCTCAGCACACACCAAAAATAGGTAGGGGGATAGTGGATCTCCCTGCCTAACACCTCTCCCAGGATAAATAGGTCCCATAATCTTCCCTCCCTACGTAACATTATAAGTAACCGTTGACACACAACACATAATAAGGGAGACTATTTTGCGGCAAAAACCCATTCTAATCATCATA is part of the Cannabis sativa cultivar Pink pepper isolate KNU-18-1 chromosome 5, ASM2916894v1, whole genome shotgun sequence genome and encodes:
- the LOC133038108 gene encoding uncharacterized protein LOC133038108, which codes for MADRFGKMGKRELLREGDQNSKFLHAKATSRRRNNFIQKLKNNDGEWVSWEDDLPTVVTNYFQQVFGYEDVEFGDVLHCLQPRITEEQNVLLMESVTAEEIKKALFQMHPHKSPGPDGMTPGFYQKFWHIVGDDIVNLVRSFFNNGTLPRDLNNTNIVLIPKKKVLELMIDLRPISLCNVIYKIISKVLANRLKLVLPDVISSTQRAFLPGRLISDNIMVSFEIMHYLKRKRVGKDGFMALKLDMSKAYDCVGWAFLEAMMIRMVARGAPRVSHMLFADDSYVYCKTNEDEAAILLQLLQVYQRASGQQAGKEVLLKSVAQALPSSVMSVFLLTKEICSNLEGLISKFWWKSHANSSSKGVSWMSWKRLCRHKYDGGIGFRDLHNYNLAFLGKQGWRLLNNKNSLVSRIYKARYYPLGTYLTASLGPNPSFIWRSFFEAEDLVIAGARKAVGDGTSVNILQVLWLPDQHNPFVISNHPALEGQMVGCLFPVGLRRWDADVVNDLFEERDRQLVLSIQLSDRVERDSWYWNKENSGLYTIKSAYLFLQNSAELEPVAHHGYKQMWQLDIPPKVKHFLWHAISGCLPIKPCMLDVSSVDMGAAVCKTLALGS